In a single window of the Phaeobacter sp. G2 genome:
- a CDS encoding ATP-binding cassette domain-containing protein, whose protein sequence is MSTQPNPAAQRLLQADDQDMVAYGDGAQISLQGANRCFLIESGRLDVYIGCGDQSQAIAELVEGEVILGLDGSRERLFGRARGDLQLCRIELPAYCAPDADAEQRLLHALNLDIWLARLNAIAPGYAQQGTQPDHPAMTQGITWVKDIDCAEALPRPHFPQDGTPDQDGNSFTVFVRDTEALLAQPMAAATIAAANGHLAQTIADGMQSRAEAQVQRRVLQATQDTARLDRAFGRLTASLSAKSPTVQQGHSPAQMAAGFAQIAHLARRAGHDLTAFEPGKDLAGRGYICALCDANNIRYRTITLTGHWWRKDSGDFVVFDEAGQVFTLMRENRSYVVMDANGDKRQFRPEMAAQWEGQGLFLYWPLPDQPVNGWGLIGRVFRICASDLWTVFGVSLAMSLLALVLPIGAGILVGQIIPQQSQALLVQLGVILALVAMVQFAIGIISQIAAARIETRATLWIQGSVMDRILRLPTGFFRRYASGELTQRALAISRLERLVTNGMITGVLSGLFSFLSFGLMFHFAPGLVLPALGAAAVFIVIAALLGRAETAAARSQILTSGPVIARMMDIAQGIEKLRFSAAEAPAFERWTQAFQLQQSAAYREKRMAALMETFSGSFLATATLTVFVVIGQRGSDSALSTASLVSFLTCFASFMTGLGQLTRTATQLASFKPIYDFAAPILQEIPENSQGGTDPGALQGAFSLTNVRFAYKDQGPMILDGLSLTIKAGDYVALVGDSGCGKSTLLRLLMGFETPKSGSVSLDQIDLRVIDKRLMRRQFGVVMQDAKLLPGSIYDNIVGTNFGMPMEQVSRAIRQVGLADDIQQMPMGLQTGVVESSGGLSGGQVQRIMLARAIAANPKVLLLDEATSALDNRTQAIVTETLDGMTATRIVVAHRLSTVVKADKIIVLDHGKVVEVGDYDSLMAQDGKFAALAQRQLV, encoded by the coding sequence ATGAGCACGCAGCCCAACCCCGCTGCACAGCGCTTATTGCAGGCGGATGATCAGGATATGGTGGCCTACGGCGACGGCGCGCAGATCTCTTTGCAGGGGGCAAACCGGTGTTTCCTGATCGAAAGCGGGCGCCTGGATGTCTATATTGGCTGCGGAGACCAGTCACAGGCCATAGCGGAGCTGGTTGAGGGCGAGGTTATTCTCGGTCTGGACGGCAGCAGGGAGCGCCTGTTTGGCCGGGCGCGCGGCGATCTGCAGCTGTGCCGGATAGAACTGCCTGCCTATTGCGCCCCGGATGCGGATGCCGAGCAAAGACTGCTGCACGCGCTGAACCTTGATATCTGGTTGGCGCGTCTCAACGCGATTGCACCGGGCTACGCCCAGCAGGGCACGCAGCCAGATCACCCTGCGATGACGCAGGGCATTACATGGGTCAAAGACATTGATTGCGCAGAGGCGCTGCCGAGACCGCATTTCCCACAAGATGGCACCCCGGACCAGGATGGCAATTCCTTCACTGTGTTCGTCCGTGATACCGAGGCACTCTTGGCACAGCCGATGGCTGCTGCCACCATTGCAGCGGCCAATGGGCACCTTGCCCAGACCATTGCTGACGGGATGCAAAGCAGAGCGGAGGCCCAGGTCCAGCGGCGGGTGCTGCAGGCTACTCAGGATACGGCGCGTCTGGATCGTGCTTTTGGGCGGCTGACCGCGTCCTTGTCGGCCAAATCTCCCACAGTTCAGCAGGGACACAGCCCTGCCCAGATGGCGGCTGGCTTTGCCCAGATCGCGCATTTGGCCCGGCGGGCAGGGCATGACCTGACTGCGTTTGAGCCTGGCAAAGATCTGGCCGGGCGGGGTTATATCTGCGCCCTGTGCGATGCCAACAATATCCGCTACCGCACAATCACGCTGACGGGACACTGGTGGCGCAAGGATTCCGGTGACTTTGTTGTCTTTGATGAGGCTGGCCAGGTTTTCACCCTCATGCGCGAAAACAGATCCTATGTGGTGATGGATGCCAATGGTGACAAACGGCAGTTTCGTCCCGAGATGGCAGCCCAATGGGAGGGGCAGGGGTTGTTCCTCTATTGGCCGCTTCCAGATCAGCCGGTCAATGGCTGGGGCTTGATCGGGCGGGTGTTTCGCATCTGCGCCTCGGATCTTTGGACTGTCTTTGGGGTGAGCCTGGCCATGAGCCTGCTGGCGCTTGTTCTGCCAATTGGTGCGGGCATTCTGGTTGGGCAAATCATCCCGCAGCAAAGTCAGGCTCTTTTGGTGCAGCTTGGCGTGATCCTTGCGCTGGTGGCGATGGTGCAATTTGCCATCGGCATTATCTCCCAGATTGCAGCTGCCAGGATTGAAACCCGTGCGACGCTTTGGATCCAGGGATCGGTCATGGACCGGATTTTGCGCCTGCCCACGGGGTTCTTTCGCAGGTACGCATCGGGTGAGCTGACCCAGCGCGCCCTGGCGATCAGCCGATTGGAGCGTCTGGTGACCAATGGCATGATCACCGGTGTCCTGTCGGGCTTGTTTTCGTTTCTGAGCTTTGGCCTGATGTTTCATTTTGCCCCCGGACTTGTCCTGCCCGCGCTCGGAGCGGCGGCGGTTTTTATCGTCATTGCCGCCTTGCTGGGCCGGGCCGAGACAGCCGCCGCCCGCAGTCAGATCCTGACCAGTGGCCCGGTTATTGCGCGCATGATGGATATTGCGCAGGGCATTGAAAAACTGCGTTTTTCTGCTGCCGAGGCGCCGGCGTTTGAGCGCTGGACACAGGCTTTTCAGCTGCAACAATCGGCGGCCTACCGGGAAAAACGCATGGCGGCGCTGATGGAAACCTTTAGCGGATCGTTCCTGGCAACGGCTACATTGACGGTTTTTGTGGTGATTGGACAACGCGGGAGTGACAGTGCGCTCTCTACCGCCAGTCTGGTCAGTTTTCTGACATGTTTTGCCAGCTTTATGACGGGCTTAGGCCAGTTGACCCGCACGGCGACGCAGCTTGCCAGCTTTAAACCGATCTATGATTTTGCAGCCCCCATTCTGCAGGAGATCCCAGAAAACAGTCAGGGCGGCACCGACCCCGGCGCGCTGCAGGGGGCGTTTTCGCTCACCAATGTGCGCTTTGCCTACAAAGACCAGGGTCCGATGATCCTGGATGGGCTGAGCCTGACAATCAAGGCGGGTGATTATGTGGCGCTGGTTGGGGACTCGGGCTGCGGAAAATCGACCCTGCTGCGGTTGCTCATGGGGTTTGAGACGCCAAAGTCGGGATCTGTCAGCCTGGACCAAATCGATTTGCGAGTGATCGACAAACGCCTGATGCGCCGCCAGTTTGGGGTGGTCATGCAGGATGCCAAACTGCTGCCGGGCTCGATCTATGACAATATTGTCGGCACCAATTTTGGCATGCCGATGGAGCAGGTGAGCCGGGCCATTCGTCAGGTAGGACTGGCAGACGACATTCAGCAGATGCCCATGGGGCTGCAAACCGGGGTTGTTGAATCCTCCGGTGGTCTGTCTGGTGGCCAGGTGCAGCGCATCATGCTGGCGCGGGCCATCGCAGCCAATCCCAAGGTTTTGTTGTTGGATGAAGCGACAAGTGCTTTGGACAACCGGACACAGGCCATTGTGACAGAAACGCTGGACGGGATGACGGCGACGCGCATTGTTGTGGCGCATCGGCTGTCCACGGTGGTGAAAGCCGACAAGATCATCGTGCTGGATCATGGCAAGGTGGTCGAGGTTGGCGACTATGACAGCCTGATGGCGCAGGATGGCAAATTTGCTGCCCTGGCACAGCGCCAGCTTGTCTGA
- a CDS encoding GNAT family N-acetyltransferase — MTVPFSTPAVSPCPPYCIQPMDPWLAQSAASVVFPHYRNHLNGTDPARIRLAAVAQGDSATRRVLGAILVEIDQPNATVLSLAVAPEFRRRGIARALLERALKQAEIQGAKRACLSFVSRMPQVTALKALLRSTGWSEPAPRILFAETAPQQVLQQAWAQRVLSRGPRNATAFDWSDLTPADRAFVEAEIAAGRYPQDVSPFWDEGNIAPVSLGLRAADGRVVGWLVCHFVPQRPGSIRFSRSFCHAETAFRGNGAWIMAAALERHVNSSLHQSHPTVLFDVDERNTAMMTVYRRRIAPYIDSSYQSYLVAKDLC, encoded by the coding sequence GTGACAGTCCCGTTTTCCACGCCTGCAGTGTCGCCCTGTCCGCCCTATTGTATTCAACCCATGGATCCGTGGCTGGCCCAATCGGCGGCTTCGGTGGTTTTTCCGCATTATAGAAATCACCTGAACGGGACAGATCCAGCACGCATCCGATTGGCGGCTGTGGCGCAGGGTGACAGTGCAACGCGGCGGGTTCTGGGCGCCATTCTGGTTGAGATCGATCAGCCCAACGCCACGGTTTTGTCGCTGGCTGTAGCCCCCGAGTTTCGCCGCAGGGGCATCGCCAGGGCGCTTCTGGAACGGGCTCTGAAACAAGCCGAAATACAGGGGGCCAAACGGGCTTGCCTGTCGTTTGTGTCCCGGATGCCCCAGGTTACAGCATTAAAAGCCTTGCTGCGCAGTACAGGCTGGTCGGAGCCGGCACCCCGAATACTGTTTGCAGAAACGGCGCCGCAGCAGGTGTTGCAACAGGCCTGGGCGCAGCGGGTGCTGAGCCGGGGACCGCGCAATGCTACCGCCTTTGACTGGAGCGACCTGACGCCAGCGGACCGCGCCTTTGTCGAGGCTGAAATAGCAGCTGGGCGCTACCCGCAGGATGTCTCCCCGTTCTGGGATGAGGGCAATATCGCCCCGGTCAGTCTGGGCCTGCGTGCGGCAGATGGGCGCGTTGTGGGCTGGCTGGTCTGCCATTTTGTACCTCAGCGGCCAGGCAGCATCCGGTTTAGCCGCAGTTTCTGCCATGCCGAGACCGCTTTTCGGGGCAATGGCGCCTGGATCATGGCAGCGGCCCTGGAGCGTCACGTCAACAGCAGCCTGCACCAAAGCCATCCGACGGTTCTTTTTGATGTGGATGAGCGCAACACGGCCATGATGACTGTCTACAGGCGTCGGATCGCGCCCTATATCGACAGCTCCTATCAAAGCTATCTTGTGGCAAAGGATCTATGCTGA
- a CDS encoding UPF0489 family protein — protein MAHHTTPLQQTDRPPTIPVIGFEEHNEALIALAWARENSLLGNAPARLLHVDQHQDLVVPQLRRTIGGTPLTVAAIKDLVETEISIASFIWAGVYLGLLDEMFWLAPKAAIAGGRPHSALPSKYLWIATMDEQRREMITLAQRPEASEVGNDDRKSMTLHFVDTEAQMPDRPGPEAAPWVLGIDLDYFSCNSMPDNGFRISVTRDTYEQVSTNRHHPLRLSPSHRVEARHDEQGYWLEYDMLPPRSSDPLVRNTAEIEVEIDRLGAMLSRQTQAPALILIARSQISGFTPRDQCEFIEARVKDMLASVYPCTLLEGSDLW, from the coding sequence ATGGCGCACCATACGACACCTTTACAGCAGACAGACAGGCCCCCCACGATCCCGGTGATCGGGTTTGAAGAGCACAACGAGGCCCTGATTGCGCTGGCCTGGGCGCGCGAGAATTCCCTGCTGGGCAACGCACCTGCGCGCCTTTTGCATGTGGATCAACATCAGGATCTGGTGGTGCCCCAGCTCAGACGAACGATTGGCGGCACGCCGCTGACGGTTGCGGCTATCAAAGACCTGGTGGAGACCGAAATCTCCATCGCCAGCTTTATCTGGGCCGGGGTTTATCTGGGGCTTCTGGATGAGATGTTCTGGCTTGCGCCCAAGGCTGCCATTGCCGGGGGACGACCTCATTCAGCCCTGCCCAGTAAGTACCTGTGGATCGCCACCATGGATGAGCAACGGCGCGAGATGATCACCCTGGCGCAGCGCCCTGAGGCCAGTGAGGTGGGCAATGACGACCGCAAGTCGATGACGTTGCATTTTGTTGATACCGAGGCCCAGATGCCCGACCGGCCGGGCCCGGAGGCCGCCCCCTGGGTGTTGGGCATTGATCTGGATTACTTCTCTTGCAACAGCATGCCGGACAATGGCTTTCGCATCAGTGTCACCCGGGACACCTACGAACAGGTCTCCACCAACCGCCACCACCCGCTGCGCCTGTCGCCCTCGCACCGGGTTGAGGCCCGTCACGATGAACAGGGCTACTGGCTGGAATATGACATGCTGCCGCCCCGGAGCTCTGATCCGCTGGTGCGCAACACCGCAGAGATTGAGGTCGAGATCGACAGGCTGGGGGCGATGTTGTCACGCCAGACACAGGCCCCGGCCCTGATCCTGATCGCCCGTTCACAGATCAGCGGATTTACCCCCCGCGACCAATGCGAATTCATCGAGGCCCGGGTAAAGGACATGCTGGCCTCGGTTTATCCCTGCACACTTCTGGAAGGATCTGACCTATGGTGA
- a CDS encoding cupin-like domain-containing protein: MVSAALPSPQAPEAGAQGATIARRTRVLASELNRAFLSQGSTQPVLLTGLTDGWPAMDRWSFDHFAKTYGDERVIVTDYLGSKNLHKVGFGRYLDYVRDPSVDLLPGQQAETPWYSPYWSPFVDHPELSADFDVSETVENWMPEASGIDAAEGSSEALMAQWALRGFSWLFIGPAGTYTPRHLDTLNTHAWNTQICGRKRFDLWTPGHSAQGDAPDFQVVLEPGETLIIPMGWAHAVVALEASISLTGNFFNATNSAAFFRTIYTQPDVWQAKARLVPALKAQLTP, from the coding sequence ATGGTGAGTGCCGCTTTACCCAGCCCGCAGGCGCCAGAGGCAGGCGCGCAGGGAGCAACGATCGCGCGTCGCACGCGGGTATTGGCCTCTGAATTGAACCGCGCCTTCCTCAGCCAGGGCAGCACCCAGCCTGTACTGCTGACGGGGTTGACCGATGGCTGGCCCGCGATGGATCGCTGGAGCTTTGACCATTTTGCAAAAACCTATGGCGATGAGCGGGTCATAGTGACTGATTACCTGGGCTCAAAGAACCTCCACAAGGTCGGCTTTGGCCGCTATCTGGACTACGTGCGCGACCCTTCGGTGGATCTTTTACCAGGGCAGCAGGCCGAAACCCCGTGGTATTCCCCCTATTGGTCGCCTTTTGTGGATCATCCGGAGTTATCCGCCGATTTTGATGTCTCTGAGACGGTTGAGAACTGGATGCCGGAGGCCAGCGGGATTGACGCCGCTGAGGGTTCCAGCGAAGCGCTGATGGCGCAGTGGGCGCTGCGCGGGTTTTCCTGGCTGTTCATCGGCCCGGCCGGGACCTATACGCCCCGGCATCTGGACACGCTGAATACCCATGCCTGGAACACCCAGATTTGTGGGCGCAAACGGTTTGATCTGTGGACGCCGGGCCATTCGGCGCAGGGGGATGCACCGGATTTTCAGGTGGTGCTTGAACCGGGCGAGACACTCATTATTCCAATGGGGTGGGCTCATGCGGTGGTGGCTCTTGAGGCCTCGATCAGCCTCACCGGGAACTTTTTCAACGCCACCAACAGCGCTGCATTTTTCCGTACCATCTATACTCAGCCAGATGTCTGGCAGGCAAAGGCGCGTCTTGTTCCGGCGCTAAAGGCGCAGCTGACCCCATGA
- the lanM gene encoding type 2 lanthipeptide synthetase LanM: protein MTTAQPAAVCDRAVDLVQQVAIIAARAQTLEERLANPVALDQHWPQHQQAEMVQNWRQICGQGDPADFDKRLAWSGLTPARLETYLGDPPAMPRSQWPEWAEWLLNVLANPRPDAGASPAPAAHSSHPFAEVLAGFSDYATQHLQTVYEDISKALGCDTPAVLQDALLSRLCDVSVQVLTAEFQIFRHPRLAGTMVLPGAHHAYDAFVGSLQDGAGLLGLFQKYPVLARLLATVLQHGIAFTRTLRDRLVADLPLLKQAFGFVGPARLELAGSDPHLGGQVCVKLVPQAGPAVFYKPKSLQPELVFEAFQVHLAGLLGLPAPTTGENLDRGLYGWSRETISAACGDAAEVASFFRASGHLLFGQYLLGGADIHRDNLIAAGPVPVIIDQECLMTNWPAPSVDQTPAGVAAVRAMVFETVLRSSMLPEWNDAFEGQRVDISALGGAGGPEKQTPDLVVLHPNSDLMRLVRKITPVERRMENLVRHDGRIVQSADHVDDILQGFSDAYHALRSAPELPDALVQKLQSLRARVVLRQSRAYSERLTRLCAPANLRNGIAAQLSMESLFQSLLQDPATADSLVPVVKSELAQLMNMDVPVLHAGANGRAIQLPSKTEVRDVFPTSAMENLKARIARLGDKDLALQRQQILTSFACQQRTGPECSAWAQHRPQQSVETNRPVAANPSLGVVLGRLGDDLLAQAIRGTQGSLAWHAPVYKESIGAWRLSPLRERVFDGALGIALFLAALTRQSGNNDYLQAGLSGISNLLESAGRAATVRMLMAPGLGCGTGVGSAIYGLVQLARISGQDNLADVARDIFYRVEAHRSSGTHSTTKADYGLSAGLSGYVNACLALDQHYPGDARVQRTLEDCAARIVTAAVPDQAGGVYWPSPYGPGVYGFAHGSAGVATVLMRAARHLQDTQLWDYGRRGLSFALRQDQALQEDLGWKTGRIGLCIAVQEALTVPGAEDLDLRSWLERQMVALGSHSGLALDDLCFGEAARVSILQRSADVCGRPEWAADAACASRRLWGRAASGDLEFGWPRGGALPGFFQGTAGIGYQLLRCEVDQGLPDIFAYF from the coding sequence ATGACCACAGCCCAGCCTGCAGCGGTTTGCGACAGGGCTGTGGACCTGGTGCAGCAGGTGGCAATAATCGCCGCCCGCGCCCAGACCCTGGAAGAGCGGTTGGCAAACCCTGTAGCGCTGGACCAGCACTGGCCACAGCACCAGCAGGCCGAAATGGTCCAGAACTGGCGGCAGATCTGTGGTCAGGGCGATCCGGCAGACTTCGACAAACGTCTCGCGTGGTCAGGGCTTACTCCGGCGCGGCTGGAGACCTATCTGGGCGATCCTCCAGCCATGCCGCGCAGTCAGTGGCCGGAGTGGGCGGAGTGGTTGCTTAATGTGTTGGCTAATCCCCGCCCTGATGCAGGGGCCAGCCCAGCCCCTGCTGCTCATTCGTCCCATCCTTTTGCCGAGGTTCTGGCAGGATTTTCCGACTACGCGACGCAGCATTTACAAACCGTCTATGAGGATATCTCCAAGGCGCTGGGCTGCGACACCCCTGCGGTGCTGCAGGACGCCTTGCTCAGCCGTCTATGCGATGTGTCTGTGCAGGTCTTGACGGCGGAATTTCAAATCTTTCGCCACCCGCGGTTGGCTGGGACCATGGTGCTGCCGGGCGCGCATCACGCCTATGACGCCTTTGTCGGCTCCCTTCAGGACGGGGCGGGTTTGCTGGGGCTTTTTCAGAAATACCCCGTGCTTGCGCGGCTTCTGGCTACGGTTCTGCAACATGGGATCGCATTTACCCGCACATTGCGTGACCGTCTGGTGGCCGACCTGCCACTGCTGAAGCAGGCGTTTGGATTTGTTGGGCCCGCCCGGTTGGAATTGGCGGGCTCTGATCCGCATCTGGGTGGCCAGGTCTGTGTGAAACTGGTGCCGCAGGCCGGACCGGCGGTGTTCTATAAACCAAAATCGCTGCAGCCAGAGCTGGTGTTTGAAGCCTTCCAGGTACATTTGGCCGGGCTGCTTGGCCTTCCCGCGCCCACCACTGGGGAAAATCTGGATCGTGGTCTATATGGCTGGAGCAGGGAAACCATATCTGCAGCCTGCGGTGATGCGGCAGAGGTTGCGTCTTTCTTTCGCGCCAGCGGGCATCTGTTGTTTGGCCAGTACCTGTTGGGCGGCGCAGACATTCACCGTGATAACCTGATTGCAGCGGGGCCGGTGCCGGTCATCATTGATCAGGAATGTCTGATGACCAATTGGCCAGCGCCCAGCGTTGATCAGACCCCGGCAGGTGTTGCCGCTGTGCGTGCCATGGTATTTGAGACCGTTTTGCGGAGCTCGATGCTGCCGGAGTGGAATGACGCCTTTGAGGGCCAGCGGGTCGACATCAGTGCTTTGGGGGGGGCAGGCGGTCCCGAAAAACAAACGCCAGACCTGGTGGTTTTGCACCCGAATTCGGACCTGATGCGGCTGGTGCGCAAGATCACACCGGTTGAGCGGCGCATGGAAAATCTGGTGCGCCATGATGGCAGGATTGTGCAGTCTGCAGATCATGTTGATGATATCTTGCAAGGGTTTTCAGATGCTTACCACGCGCTGCGCAGCGCGCCGGAGCTGCCTGATGCGCTGGTTCAAAAGCTACAGTCCCTGCGCGCCCGGGTGGTGTTGCGGCAGAGCCGTGCCTATAGCGAGCGGCTGACCCGCCTGTGTGCGCCGGCCAATCTGCGCAATGGCATTGCCGCGCAGCTGTCCATGGAGAGCCTGTTTCAATCGCTTTTGCAGGACCCGGCGACGGCGGATAGCCTGGTTCCCGTTGTCAAAAGCGAGCTTGCCCAACTGATGAATATGGACGTGCCGGTGCTGCACGCCGGCGCCAATGGCCGCGCCATCCAGCTGCCAAGTAAAACTGAGGTTCGCGATGTGTTTCCAACCTCCGCCATGGAGAACTTAAAGGCGCGGATTGCCCGGCTGGGTGACAAAGACTTGGCGCTGCAAAGGCAACAGATCCTCACAAGTTTTGCCTGTCAGCAACGGACGGGGCCGGAGTGTTCTGCCTGGGCGCAACATAGGCCGCAACAGAGCGTCGAAACCAACAGGCCGGTTGCTGCTAATCCATCTTTGGGCGTGGTGCTGGGCCGCCTGGGCGATGATCTTTTGGCGCAGGCCATTCGCGGCACGCAGGGGTCGCTTGCCTGGCATGCGCCAGTGTATAAGGAAAGCATCGGCGCCTGGCGTCTGTCCCCCCTGCGCGAGCGGGTGTTTGATGGCGCGCTTGGCATTGCCTTGTTCCTGGCGGCGCTGACCCGGCAAAGCGGCAACAATGACTATTTGCAGGCGGGGCTCAGCGGGATTTCAAACCTGCTTGAGAGCGCAGGCAGGGCGGCGACGGTGCGTATGCTGATGGCACCGGGGCTGGGGTGCGGCACCGGGGTGGGGTCGGCGATCTATGGTCTGGTGCAGCTTGCGCGGATCAGCGGTCAAGATAATCTGGCCGATGTGGCACGGGATATCTTCTATAGGGTTGAGGCCCACCGCAGCAGCGGTACACACAGCACCACCAAAGCGGACTACGGTCTCTCTGCCGGCCTGTCGGGATATGTGAACGCATGTTTGGCGCTGGACCAGCATTACCCCGGCGATGCCCGGGTGCAGCGCACGCTTGAAGATTGTGCGGCGCGGATTGTCACGGCGGCGGTTCCTGATCAGGCGGGCGGGGTCTATTGGCCGTCGCCCTATGGCCCCGGGGTGTATGGTTTTGCCCATGGCAGCGCAGGGGTCGCAACAGTTCTCATGCGCGCAGCACGCCACCTGCAGGATACGCAGCTTTGGGACTATGGCCGTCGCGGTCTCAGTTTTGCTTTACGTCAGGATCAGGCCCTGCAGGAGGATCTAGGCTGGAAAACCGGCCGCATAGGGCTTTGCATTGCCGTGCAAGAAGCGCTGACCGTCCCTGGTGCAGAGGATTTGGATTTGCGCAGCTGGCTTGAACGGCAGATGGTGGCGCTCGGCAGTCACTCTGGGCTCGCGCTGGATGATCTGTGTTTTGGAGAGGCAGCCCGGGTTTCTATCCTGCAGCGCAGCGCCGACGTCTGCGGACGCCCGGAGTGGGCTGCGGATGCCGCTTGTGCCAGTCGCCGGTTATGGGGCCGGGCGGCCAGCGGTGATTTGGAGTTTGGCTGGCCCCGGGGGGGAGCATTGCCTGGCTTTTTCCAAGGCACCGCCGGAATTGGCTACCAACTGCTGCGTTGCGAGGTTGATCAAGGGTTGCCCGATATATTTGCCTATTTTTAG
- a CDS encoding long-chain-fatty-acid--CoA ligase — protein MQITSMIKRAAQINPNGIATIFQDRQQSWSQMLDRVARLAGALQGLGMKPGDRVALVSLNSDRFIEYYFAVVWGGGAMMPMNIRWSAAECAYALNDAGAEILICDATFKDLAAEVKPQVAGLKTLIYAGDDATPEGMENYEDLIAAAAPAADTERSGDDLAGVFYTGGTTGFPKGVMLSHTNFYVAAVANAHDINMHDRTVYLHAAPMFHIADLLWFSAITLMAGTHVIIPMFTPEGTLKAIEQHRPDQTLLVPVMLQMVLQSDKLAQTDISSLRQIAYGASPITEAVLKDAFVKFPNVSFLQAFGQTELSPVATILPAEYHVLDGPKAGKLRSAGRATRVCEIRIVDDHNQEVARGDVGQIAVKGPTTMLGYWNKPEVTAETIIDGWVMTGDAGYMDEDGFVFLVDRVKDMIVSGGENVYSAEVENALGQHPAVATSAVIGIPSDQWGESVHALVILHPDATVTTEELQAHCHQLIAGYKCPRSIEYRTEPFPLSGANKVLKTELRKPYWQGKQRQIS, from the coding sequence ATGCAGATCACTTCGATGATCAAACGCGCCGCCCAGATCAATCCCAACGGGATTGCCACAATATTCCAGGACCGTCAGCAAAGCTGGAGCCAAATGCTGGACCGCGTTGCCCGCCTGGCTGGCGCCCTGCAGGGCCTTGGCATGAAACCTGGCGACCGGGTGGCTTTGGTCTCGCTGAACTCGGACCGGTTCATCGAATATTATTTTGCCGTGGTCTGGGGTGGCGGCGCCATGATGCCAATGAACATTCGCTGGAGCGCCGCCGAATGTGCCTATGCCCTGAACGACGCCGGGGCCGAAATCCTGATCTGCGACGCAACTTTCAAGGATCTCGCCGCCGAGGTGAAACCGCAAGTGGCCGGGCTAAAGACGCTGATCTATGCCGGAGACGACGCCACGCCAGAGGGCATGGAAAACTACGAAGACCTGATCGCAGCCGCCGCGCCTGCTGCTGATACAGAACGCAGCGGTGATGATCTGGCCGGTGTTTTTTACACCGGCGGCACAACCGGTTTCCCCAAAGGCGTGATGCTGTCCCATACAAATTTCTATGTGGCGGCAGTTGCAAACGCCCATGACATCAACATGCACGACAGGACGGTCTATCTGCATGCTGCCCCGATGTTCCACATCGCCGATCTGCTGTGGTTCAGTGCCATCACCCTGATGGCGGGGACCCATGTCATCATCCCCATGTTCACCCCTGAGGGTACTCTGAAAGCGATTGAACAACACCGCCCAGACCAGACCCTGCTGGTGCCGGTGATGTTGCAGATGGTTCTGCAAAGCGACAAGCTGGCGCAGACGGATATCTCCTCTTTGCGCCAGATCGCCTATGGCGCCTCTCCCATTACCGAGGCGGTCCTGAAAGACGCCTTTGTGAAATTCCCCAATGTTTCGTTTTTGCAGGCCTTTGGCCAAACCGAGCTGAGCCCGGTCGCGACCATTTTGCCCGCCGAATACCATGTGCTGGACGGCCCCAAAGCAGGTAAGCTGCGCTCTGCTGGTCGTGCCACGCGGGTGTGCGAGATCCGCATTGTGGATGATCACAACCAAGAGGTCGCGCGCGGCGATGTTGGTCAGATTGCGGTCAAGGGGCCGACCACCATGCTCGGCTATTGGAACAAGCCAGAGGTGACCGCAGAAACCATCATTGATGGCTGGGTCATGACCGGGGATGCTGGCTATATGGACGAAGACGGCTTTGTTTTTTTGGTGGACCGGGTGAAGGATATGATCGTCTCAGGCGGCGAAAACGTCTATTCTGCCGAAGTCGAGAATGCTCTGGGCCAGCACCCCGCCGTCGCCACCAGTGCGGTCATCGGCATTCCCAGCGATCAATGGGGTGAAAGCGTGCATGCTCTTGTCATCCTGCACCCTGACGCAACCGTCACCACCGAAGAGTTGCAGGCCCACTGTCACCAGCTGATCGCCGGATACAAATGCCCGCGTAGCATCGAATACCGAACAGAGCCCTTTCCCCTGTCTGGTGCAAACAAAGTGCTGAAAACCGAGTTGCGCAAACCCTACTGGCAAGGAAAGCAACGTCAGATCTCGTAA